Proteins found in one Wenzhouxiangella sp. XN201 genomic segment:
- a CDS encoding NfeD family protein, whose amino-acid sequence MIEQSWFWLILGALLILSEFFITGIVAIFFGVGAILVGIATAVGLLDSLPEQVLSFSVLSVGSLLFARERIKIWFRGNVSDRWDGDRDLIATRGERVTVTRGFSQGVGQVRLSGADWKAECEDGDLAEGDIAWVIGHRGITLLVSANRPEHSHDHSAS is encoded by the coding sequence ATGATCGAGCAGTCCTGGTTCTGGCTCATTCTCGGAGCCCTGCTGATCCTGTCGGAATTCTTCATCACCGGCATCGTCGCAATCTTCTTTGGCGTTGGCGCCATCCTGGTCGGTATCGCGACCGCCGTCGGCCTGCTCGACAGCCTGCCGGAACAGGTCCTCTCCTTCTCGGTGCTGTCGGTCGGGAGCCTGTTGTTCGCCCGCGAGCGCATCAAGATCTGGTTCCGCGGCAATGTTTCCGATCGCTGGGACGGCGACAGGGATCTGATCGCCACGCGCGGGGAGCGCGTGACGGTAACCCGCGGCTTTTCACAGGGCGTCGGCCAGGTCCGGCTCAGCGGTGCCGACTGGAAGGCCGAGTGCGAGGACGGCGACCTGGCCGAAGGCGATATCGCCTGGGTCATCGGCCACCGCGGCATCACCCTGCTCGTATCCGCCAACCGCCCTGAACATTCGCACGATCACAGCGCAAGCTGA
- a CDS encoding stomatin-like protein, whose protein sequence is MDFATTLSLIILAIVIIAVVKTAQIVPQRSAYVIERLGRFHSVLDAGFHLMIPFVDKVAYKHTLKEEAIDVPQQACVTKDNIQIHVDGVIYMQVIDARLASYGIENYRFAAIQLAQTTLRSVIGQTELDKSFEERVIINEKVVEVLSEASEPWGIKVLRYEVADIVLPETIRDALEKQMRAERERRAVVAESEGAREAKINVSQGMKQETINVSEGDMQKQINEAKGRSEEIRLIAEATAAGIERIATAINQPGGSDAVSLRIAEQYVGEFGKLAKETNTLILPAELSDIGGVVAGLAQTLNKTVKSPAA, encoded by the coding sequence ATGGACTTTGCAACCACACTTTCACTGATCATCCTGGCGATCGTCATCATCGCAGTGGTCAAGACCGCCCAGATCGTTCCGCAGCGCTCCGCCTACGTGATCGAGCGCCTGGGTCGTTTCCACAGCGTGCTCGACGCTGGCTTTCACCTGATGATCCCCTTCGTCGACAAGGTCGCCTACAAGCACACGCTCAAGGAAGAAGCGATCGACGTACCGCAGCAGGCCTGCGTCACCAAGGACAATATCCAGATCCACGTCGACGGCGTCATCTACATGCAGGTCATTGACGCCCGCCTGGCCTCCTACGGCATCGAAAACTACCGCTTCGCCGCCATCCAGCTGGCCCAGACCACGCTGCGTTCGGTCATCGGCCAGACCGAACTGGACAAGAGCTTCGAGGAGCGCGTGATCATCAACGAGAAGGTGGTCGAAGTGCTGTCCGAGGCCTCCGAGCCCTGGGGTATCAAGGTGCTGCGTTACGAAGTGGCCGACATCGTCCTGCCCGAGACCATTCGTGACGCACTGGAGAAGCAGATGCGGGCCGAGCGCGAACGCCGCGCCGTGGTGGCGGAATCGGAGGGTGCACGCGAGGCCAAGATCAATGTTTCACAAGGCATGAAGCAGGAAACCATCAATGTCTCCGAAGGCGACATGCAGAAGCAGATCAACGAGGCCAAGGGTCGTTCGGAAGAAATTCGCCTGATCGCCGAAGCAACCGCGGCCGGTATTGAGCGGATCGCCACGGCCATCAACCAGCCCGGCGGCAGCGATGCCGTGAGCCTGCGCATCGCTGAACAGTACGTCGGGGAGTTCGGCAAACTGGCCAAGGAAACCAACACGCTCATCCTGCCGGCCGAACTGTCGGACATCGGCGGCGTCGTCGCCGGCCTGGCCCAGACCCTCAACAAGACCGTCAAGTCACCCGCGGCCTGA
- a CDS encoding ATP-binding cassette domain-containing protein, with translation MSLLAIRKLDFSIGGPLLLENVELDIGAGERVALVGRNGTGKSTLLKLIAGALEPEDGEIVRAPGVRIATLPQDVPENAEGSVFDRIADGLGDVGELLAEFHRLSQGEFDPDAFGRVQAKLDATGGWDLDQQVERVLEHLGLDGDARFAELSGGMKRRVLLGQALVQRPDLLLLDEPTNHLDIESIEWLEEFLKEFSGALVFVTHDRRFLQALATRIVEIDRGQVTSWPGDWQNYLRRVEERAHAEEMENQRFDKKLAEEEVWIRQGIKARRTRNEGRVRALEKMRRERAQRRERQGGVQMEAASAGQSGRKVIQAEDVTFAWDGRLMVHDFSTTIFRGDRIGLIGANGSGKSTLLKLLLGKLEPDAGEIKLGTNLEVAYFDQLRAVLRDDWSAAENVADGRDFVEINGRRKHIIGYLQDFLFTPERARAPIGKLSGGERNRLLLARLFARPSNLLVMDEPTNDLDAETLELLEELVADYPGTLLLVSHDREFLDNVVTATFVMEGEGHIGEYVGGYSDWLRQRRPERPQPQPARVEKPAAAATQQPRKKPAKLSYKLARELEQLPAQVETLEEKMAELTEQMNDPGFYRQDAAAITRHTAEVEALQSELDAAYSRWEELESRAG, from the coding sequence ATGTCCCTGTTAGCCATTCGCAAGCTCGATTTCAGTATCGGCGGTCCATTGCTGCTCGAAAACGTCGAACTCGACATCGGTGCGGGCGAGCGTGTCGCCCTGGTCGGGCGCAACGGTACCGGCAAGTCGACACTGCTCAAGTTGATCGCCGGTGCCCTGGAGCCCGAGGATGGTGAGATCGTCCGGGCGCCGGGCGTGCGCATCGCCACCCTGCCGCAGGATGTTCCGGAAAATGCTGAAGGCAGCGTGTTCGATCGCATCGCGGATGGCCTGGGCGATGTCGGCGAACTGCTGGCGGAGTTTCACCGGCTCAGCCAGGGCGAGTTCGACCCCGATGCTTTTGGCCGCGTGCAGGCCAAGCTCGATGCAACCGGTGGTTGGGATCTCGACCAGCAGGTCGAACGGGTACTCGAGCATCTCGGGCTGGATGGCGATGCGCGTTTTGCCGAACTGTCCGGCGGCATGAAGCGCCGCGTGCTGCTGGGGCAGGCGCTGGTGCAGCGTCCCGACCTGCTGCTGCTCGACGAGCCGACCAACCATCTCGATATCGAGTCGATCGAGTGGCTGGAGGAATTCCTGAAGGAATTTTCCGGTGCCCTGGTTTTCGTCACCCACGATCGCCGCTTTCTCCAGGCCCTGGCCACACGCATCGTCGAAATCGACCGCGGGCAGGTGACCTCCTGGCCGGGTGACTGGCAGAACTATCTCAGGCGCGTCGAAGAACGTGCTCACGCCGAAGAAATGGAGAACCAGCGCTTCGACAAGAAGCTGGCCGAGGAGGAAGTCTGGATTCGCCAGGGCATCAAGGCACGCCGCACACGCAACGAGGGCCGGGTTCGGGCGCTCGAGAAGATGCGTCGCGAGCGGGCGCAGCGCCGCGAGCGCCAGGGCGGCGTGCAGATGGAAGCGGCCAGCGCCGGACAGTCCGGCCGCAAGGTGATCCAGGCCGAGGATGTAACCTTTGCCTGGGATGGCCGGCTGATGGTGCATGACTTCTCCACCACCATCTTTCGCGGCGACCGCATCGGCCTGATCGGCGCCAACGGCAGCGGCAAGTCGACCCTGCTAAAGCTGCTGCTGGGCAAACTCGAACCGGATGCCGGCGAGATCAAGTTGGGCACCAACCTCGAGGTCGCCTATTTCGACCAGCTTCGGGCCGTGTTGCGCGATGACTGGTCGGCGGCCGAAAACGTTGCCGATGGACGCGACTTCGTCGAGATCAACGGACGGCGCAAGCACATCATCGGCTACCTGCAGGATTTCCTGTTCACGCCGGAACGCGCCCGCGCACCGATCGGAAAGCTTTCGGGTGGGGAGCGCAACCGTCTGTTGCTGGCGCGCCTGTTCGCTCGGCCATCGAACCTGCTGGTGATGGACGAGCCGACCAACGATCTCGATGCCGAAACCCTGGAACTACTCGAGGAACTGGTCGCCGACTATCCCGGCACCCTGCTGCTGGTCAGCCATGATCGCGAGTTTCTCGACAACGTGGTGACCGCGACCTTCGTGATGGAGGGTGAGGGGCATATCGGCGAGTATGTCGGCGGATACAGCGACTGGCTCAGGCAGCGGCGGCCCGAACGGCCGCAGCCACAACCGGCCAGGGTGGAAAAGCCCGCTGCAGCCGCAACGCAGCAGCCCCGGAAGAAGCCGGCCAAGCTCAGTTACAAGCTGGCGCGCGAACTCGAGCAGTTGCCGGCGCAGGTCGAGACCCTGGAAGAAAAAATGGCGGAGCTGACCGAGCAGATGAACGACCCCGGTTTCTACCGCCAGGATGCGGCCGCCATCACTCGTCACACTGCCGAGGTCGAGGCGCTCCAGTCCGAACTGGATGCCGCCTACAGCCGCTGGGAAGAACTGGAGAGCCGGGCCGGCTGA
- a CDS encoding serine hydrolase, with protein sequence MNCKTFLLSAALFCATAVWANDQAPQHFDWQSVSPQQAGFDPEALEQVVEFARGRAETEPADLHQVITDAFAPREPDFRILGPTKPRAGDSGMIVRGDRVVAEWGDLDRVDMTFSVVKSYLATLAAIALHDGLIESVHDPVADYVGGEYFSGDHNSKITWHHLLQQTSDWSGTLWDVPDWADRPEGDDPAQWPERELHEPGTRFKYNDVRINLLAYSLMQVFREPLPRVLKRRIMDPIGASSTWRWHGYDNSWVALDGLKMQSVSGGGHFGGGLFISTRDHARFGLLMKNRGQWGQQRLLPDEWFEAKREPAEARADYGYLWWLNTEREAVPAAPESAYWAAGFGGNFIYIDECNDLLVVLRWIPDLAGVIERVMTALTEPAECD encoded by the coding sequence ATGAATTGCAAGACATTCCTGCTTTCGGCCGCCCTGTTCTGCGCGACTGCTGTGTGGGCGAACGATCAAGCTCCACAGCACTTCGACTGGCAATCGGTTTCTCCACAGCAGGCGGGCTTCGATCCCGAGGCCCTCGAGCAGGTGGTGGAATTTGCCCGCGGCCGGGCCGAGACCGAACCCGCCGACCTGCACCAGGTGATTACCGACGCCTTCGCGCCGCGAGAACCGGATTTCCGCATTCTTGGCCCGACCAAACCGCGGGCCGGCGACAGCGGCATGATCGTGCGCGGCGACCGGGTGGTGGCCGAATGGGGCGACCTCGACCGGGTCGACATGACGTTCAGCGTCGTCAAGAGCTACCTGGCCACACTGGCGGCCATCGCACTGCATGACGGCCTGATCGAGTCGGTCCATGACCCGGTGGCAGATTACGTCGGCGGGGAATACTTTAGCGGCGATCACAATTCGAAGATCACCTGGCACCACCTGCTGCAGCAGACTTCCGACTGGTCGGGTACGCTCTGGGACGTTCCCGACTGGGCCGACCGGCCGGAGGGCGACGATCCCGCACAGTGGCCCGAGCGCGAACTGCACGAACCGGGCACGCGCTTCAAGTACAACGACGTGCGCATCAACCTGCTGGCCTACAGCCTGATGCAGGTTTTTCGCGAACCCCTGCCGCGCGTGCTCAAGCGGCGCATCATGGACCCGATCGGGGCCTCGAGCACCTGGCGCTGGCACGGCTACGACAATTCCTGGGTCGCGCTCGACGGCCTGAAGATGCAGTCGGTCTCCGGGGGAGGGCATTTCGGCGGCGGACTGTTCATCAGCACGCGCGATCACGCGCGCTTCGGTCTGCTGATGAAAAACCGCGGGCAATGGGGACAACAGCGTCTGTTACCCGACGAGTGGTTCGAGGCCAAGCGCGAGCCGGCCGAAGCGCGCGCCGACTATGGCTATCTGTGGTGGCTCAACACCGAACGCGAAGCGGTGCCGGCGGCCCCCGAGTCGGCCTACTGGGCTGCAGGCTTCGGCGGCAACTTCATCTACATCGACGAGTGCAACGACCTGCTGGTGGTCCTGCGCTGGATTCCCGACCTAGCCGGTGTCATCGAACGCGTGATGACGGCCCTGACCGAACCGGCCGAGTGTGACTAG
- a CDS encoding DUF3096 domain-containing protein, translating into MTIHLELVPIISLIAGIAILIVPKLLNLIVAIYLIVIGIVGIFGL; encoded by the coding sequence ATGACCATCCATCTCGAACTCGTTCCCATCATCTCCCTGATCGCAGGTATCGCCATTCTGATCGTGCCCAAGCTGCTCAACCTGATCGTGGCGATCTACCTGATCGTGATCGGTATCGTGGGGATCTTCGGGCTGTAG